CCGTCCAAACTGCCACTTTCCTGATAGTGGCATAAAAGTTCCAGTGTTTCTCATTTACAATTAGAGGATCAATTAACAAGGGGATCATTAAATCAGGCTCCTCTAATTTCATCATCTTTGAGGCTTGACGGTCCCACTCAATCCTAATCCTAATAAAGTTGATCATCTAACGGCTGACTTTAATTCATTTGTAACACTAGCATCCATGAGATGAGCCATGCAAACCCAAGTATATATGCTGCACATCAAAaactcaaattcaaaatatccttctcaataatttcatttttgcaAGAAACCCAAATGAATTTTCGTAAGAAAATCGATGGAAAAGTATATGTTATGGAGAATTTGGAGTGAAGAAAATTACTGATGAGACTTTGTTAAAAATGGAGAGGACAAATGCATACGTTAAGAAAGGGCCATGGACtgctgaagaagatgaggtACTGATAAGTCATGTGAATAaatgtggtccaagagattggaGCTCCATTCGATCCAAGGGCCTTTTGCCACGAACTGGAAAATCATGTCGTCTCAGATGGGTTAACAAGCTTAGACCCAACTTGAAGACGTAAGCcctcataatttatattagcAAACACTAATTGTTTATTTATGTGTTTACATGCAACATGCAGTTTtggtttctattttattttagcatgttttctttgttggttcttggtgggttttggacaattttttgttgttgtgtttCTGTAACATTCCCGCTTAAGATTGATGCTAACGATACAAAAAATGTGAACTTTACTACAAAGTGGAAGCAAGTTTTCAGCAGAGGAAGAGAGGATGGTGATACAACTGCAAGCACAATTCGGGAACAAGTGGGCAAAAATCGCAACGTATTTGCCAGGGAGAACAGACAATGATGTGAAAAATTTCTGGAGCACGAGACGGAAGCGGTTCGAGAGGATTTTGCAGAAATCAACATCACTACAGTCCCAGAACAACAAAGGAAAGAGCCCTCTTGTCCGTCATGAATTACCAGAGGTTAAGGTAGTAATTAATGTTGTCAAACTTTCTAGACAGAATGTTTATCGAGTGTGTTCCATTtacaattttttgattttcagGTTCCTCCTGATCCATGCAGTTCTGCTATTGAGGAGGGCACATCATGCTGCAACTATGAAACCCACAATTGCTTTTCAAATTCTCAAGAGTTCAGAATGGTGCCCCTGCCAGATTTGGTAAAACCAAACCTGCAAAACGTGGAAGCAGAGCAGCCAATACTTGAGGCCACGCCCCTTAATATGATCTCGCCGATTGATTCCCCACCACACTACTCTCTGTCTCAGCTCCCTCAGCCCCAACTGGACCTTCCATTTTTGTCAGAATGCAAGGAACTTGACCAAGACCCTATGGCTCCCGACTCGTTGGACATGTTCGGGCAGGAGGTTACTGAATGTGAAAGTGGCCAGAAGTTCTTTAAGGAGAATGCTGCAAGTACCAAGCTAGGAGAAGTAAAAGGCCTTTCGATCCCCAACATTGTTTTCGATGATTTCCCACCGGAGATGCTTGATTATCTTGAAACACTTACAAGCTCGTCGGAGTTATAAGTTCTTGGGAGCTTGTCTTGTGTAACTACTATTTGGTATGTTGGTGACTTTGCTTTAAGAAAGGGAACTATTGCTGATTTACTGGGACACAAATACCCAACAGACATGCAGatcctttttcttcaataaatatatatattttttaattgttgaatATCCA
Above is a window of Prunus persica cultivar Lovell chromosome G2, Prunus_persica_NCBIv2, whole genome shotgun sequence DNA encoding:
- the LOC18786532 gene encoding transcription factor MYB6 translates to MERTNAYVKKGPWTAEEDEVLISHVNKCGPRDWSSIRSKGLLPRTGKSCRLRWVNKLRPNLKTGSKFSAEEERMVIQLQAQFGNKWAKIATYLPGRTDNDVKNFWSTRRKRFERILQKSTSLQSQNNKGKSPLVRHELPEVKVPPDPCSSAIEEGTSCCNYETHNCFSNSQEFRMVPLPDLVKPNLQNVEAEQPILEATPLNMISPIDSPPHYSLSQLPQPQLDLPFLSECKELDQDPMAPDSLDMFGQEVTECESGQKFFKENAASTKLGEVKGLSIPNIVFDDFPPEMLDYLETLTSSSEL